The following are encoded together in the Mycteria americana isolate JAX WOST 10 ecotype Jacksonville Zoo and Gardens chromosome 2, USCA_MyAme_1.0, whole genome shotgun sequence genome:
- the RPA3 gene encoding replication protein A 14 kDa subunit codes for MGDIHEVPRRRIATGHLAQYIGQPVCFVGRVEKIHPTGKLFVLSDGEGKHTTVELSEPLGEEISGVLEVVGRVTNQATIMCTSYVQFREDKSPFDLQLYNEALKIIHEFPEYFPFGTGRNN; via the exons ATGGGGGACATCCATGAGGTGCCGCGGCGGCGCATCGCTACCGGCCACCTGGCGCAGTACATCGGGCAGCCCGTCTGCTTCGTGGGCCGCGTCGAGAAG ATTCATCCTACTGGGAAGCTTTTCGTGCTTtcagatggagaaggaaaacacacGACTGTGGAGCTGAGCGAACCT CTAGGTGAAGAGATCTCAGGAGTTCTTGAAGTAGTGGGAAGAGTAACAAACCAGGCAACCATAATGTGCACGTCATATGTCCAGTTCAGAGAAGATAAAAGTCCATTTG ATCTGCAACTCTACAATGAAGCACTAAAAATTATTCATGAATTCCCTGAATACTTCCCATTCGGTACTGGGAGGAACAATTGA